In Thermoanaerobacter uzonensis DSM 18761, the genomic stretch GCACTATGCTCATGAGATAGTAAAAATAGCAAAAGAGAAAAGAAAAGCAATAGTAATTGAAGAATTAGAAATAAAAGAAAAAGGTAAAAGAGGAGACTTTTCAGGGAGAAAATCAAGAAGGATAAGACATAATTTCAGCTATAAATCACTTCTTTCAAAAATAAAAACACTAGCAAAAAGAGAAGGGATAGAAGTAATAGAAGTCAATCCTTATTACACCTCAATAATAGGGATGTTAAAATATGCACCGCAATACATGATAACAAAAGATATAGCAGCGGCCTATGTAATAGCAAGAAGAGGGTTGGGACTGCAAGAAAAGATACCAGACAATTATATAAAGTTTCTCAATACATTAACTGTAAAAGAATTAGAAGAATTAAAAGAGCATGTAAAGAAAACAGTCAAAAACAAAAAGTTAAAGAAAAAACACTTAAAAGAAATAAACAAAGCAATAGAATTTTTACAAAGCCTTGAGAGTAAGCCAGAAAGGGTACTAAAACCTCTGAAGGGAACAAGTTTTAGTGCCTATAATTTCTGGCGAGTTCTCAAGGTAGCGGTGGTAACTCCACTCTCCCCTGAGAAGGTAAAAAGAGACTTCTCTGCCCTGAGGGAATTATTAATTCAGGGTAAGTGGGGAGGCCCTTAAGGGCGCAAGTTCCTGCTTCTTGGGGCAGGGGCTATGACTTTCCCAAATACCGCCTGCTGGGGCTGGGAAAGTCTGAAGGGCGGACTACAAATACCCCAGCTATCTGAACTGTACAGTTTAGGTAACCAGGTATAATTTCATGATGAATAAATTTTTACATCAATTCATACTTTTGTTTTTGGTAATGTCTATTTTTTGCAGATGTAGCAATATTAGTAGTTATCAGAAAGAAATATACAATGACAATGCTAAAATAATAAATCAAGGAGATAGTTATACATTTTTAAATAGGGTAGGAGATATAAAAGATAACAACTTAAAAATAGTATACAGTGGTTTTTATGGAATGGAGACTATTTGGGAAGTAGAATCTGAGGGGAAAGGGACAGTAACGATTAAATTTGATTCAAAAGTAGATAAAGGCAAATTCAAATTGGTATTTATTACACCTGAAAATAAAGTAATAAATGTTTTTGAACAAAGCGGAAAAGGTGAAAAAACTATACAAACTGAAAAAGGTAAAAGCAGGATAAAAATTGTAGGTAATAATGCAAAAGGACAGATTGAAATAAATATTAAGACTTCCGGGTATGCTATGCTAAAGAAAATTCAAAACATTTTTTAAAATACAAACTATGATTTATCAACGTATCATATCATGCTAAAATAATATTGAGGTGACTTATATTGGAGCATTTTATTATAGTAGAAAAGATTTTGTTGAACATTGGAATTATTTTATTGGGATATTTATTTAAAAGATTAAAAATCATACCAGATAACGCTGGAGATGTACTAAGTAAAATAGTTTTATATATTACACTACCTGCTACAATATTAATAGTTTTTTCTGAGCATACTATTAATTTGCATTTATTAATTTTGCCTATTATAAGCATTCTTTTAGGTTTACTTACTTTTTTATTAGGTTATTTTATTGTAAAAAAAGTTAAATTGGATGATAAAGATAAATGGACTTTATTAGTTTCTATATGTGGGTATAATATTGGTTTATTTGCTTTGCCTTTTATACAGCAGGTGTATGGAAGTAAAGGAGTAATGACTATTTCAATGTTTGATATAGGCAATTCTTTTATTGTTTTTGGACTTGCTTATGCTGTAGCATTTTTAGGTTCTGATAAGGAGAATTTTAATTTAAAAGAAGTAATAAGAAAAATAATTTTTTTCTTTCCACTTGATATATATTTATTGTCTCTCTTGATGAATTTTTTAAATATTAAGTTAGGAGAAATTGTTAAAGATTTTATTTATCAGCTCTCTATATCTAACAGTTTTCTTGCTTTATTTACAATAGGTTACTTTTTAGATTTTAACTTAAATAAAGATGAGTTAAAAGCTTTGGGCATAGGCATGTTTGTTAAATTTTTGCCTGGTATCATTTTATTTTTATTATTGGCATTTTTATTTGATACAAGCCAATTGATTGTAAAAATTATTGCAATTGGTTCGATACTCCCAACTCCAATGGTGGCTGTATTATATTCCAATGAAAGGGGACTTAATCCTAAACTAGCTTCTGTTTTTATAACGATGTCAATAGTTATTGGAGTTATATTAATGAGTATTGTTATGCTAAAATGGTAAAATTAATCAAATATCATCTATTTATTTTTTTAAATGTAGAGTCTTTAAATGAGATTTTATAAACTTTATTTTACATCTAACCTATTAATATGAAAAGAATTATCCAAAAAATCAAAGCCTTGGCTTTTAAAAAAATTCCATATCCATTCATTCATTCCGATCATTTCGATAGGGTTGTAGTGTAATCCAAAGAGTTTTTGAGCAGCATTAATATAACCTTTTTCTTTTATATAATTTTTTACTTCATTAGCAAAGCTATCGCTTTCTACTTGTTTTGAAATTTCAAACAATTTTTCTGCCAAATTAAAATTTTTATCATTAATGTTAATTTTTATATTATTATATTTTTCGTTATCATAGTATTTTATTATTTCCTCGTCGCTTAAAATTTTATACTTTTCTTCAAAAATTACAGCGTTCTTATTGAGTTTTTTATTAGGTTTTCCAGAATTTTTTGGATAGCCCAGACACATTGCTAATACGGGTATTGTAAGTTCTGGTAATGACAATATTTCTTTTAGTTCTTCATATCTCAAGTTTGGTGTACCTAAATATACACATCCGATATCTTTCAAAGTGCAGGCACTTTCGATGCTTTGTGCTGTGCACATAACATCTTCAAGGCTTATTATAAATTCTAAAAATGATCTGTGGCGCCCGTAGGGAGATTTGCTTAATTGACACCATTTGCGTTGCTTGTAAAAATCTAAAATAAAAAATAGTATGGTGTCTGCAGCTTCTATAAAATTTTGTCCTAATATTTGACGTAAAGTCTTTTTTGTTTCGTTATTTCTTACTTTTATTATGGTAATTGGTTGAGTATTCCCACCACTTGCGGCTGCAAGCCCAATATCTAATATTTCATCTAAATCTTCATCTGGTATAGGTTTTTCTAAAAAACTTCTGCAACTTTTTCTATTTTTAAGTTTGTCTAGTGCATCCATTGAAAGCCCTCCTTTTCATTTGATTTGCTAATGTTATTATAACATAGATATTGACATAATTAAGCTAATGAAACCTTTAATGAAAAACTTTTATTTGCCTCTTCACTTTATCAGTTCAATTTGATAAAATATGTACTATACATAAAAAAGGTATAAAGGGGGATGCATTGTGAAGAGTATACGGATATACGACACAACATTAAGAGATGGAGTTCAAGGACAAGGTATATCTTTTACTGTGGAAGATAAATTAAAGATAGTTAAAGTTCTTGATGAGTTTGGTGTAACCTATATTGAGGCAGGTAATCCTGGGTCTAATCCTAAAGATATTGAATTTTTTGAAAGAGTTAAAAATATTAAGTTAAAAAATGCTAAATTAATCGCTTTTGGCAGCACAAGAAGAGCGAATACAACTACCGAAGAGGATGCTAATGTGATTTCCCTTTTAAATGCTGACACAGAGGTAGTAACTATTTTTGGCAAGTCATGGGACTTTCAAGTTACAGAAATTTTGAAAACTGCTTTAGAAGAAAACTTAAAAATGATTTATGATACAGTAAAATTTTTCAAAGACAAAGGTAAGTCAGTTATATTTGATGCAGAGCATTTTTTTGATGGTTACAAACAAAATCCAGAGTATGCTTTAAAGACATTAGAAGTAGCATTAGAAGCGGGTGCAGACAGTGTATGCTTGTGTGATACAAAAGGCGGAACTTTTCCTATGGAAGTTTATGAAATAACAAAAACTGTTGTGGATAAATTTAATACAGAAGTAGGAATACACTGTCATAATGATAACGGAATGGCTGTCGCAGATTCTATAATGGCTGTACAAGCAGGGGCAATACAAGTACAAGGTACAATAAACGGTTATGGTGAAAGATGTGGCAATGCGAATTTATGTACCTTGATACCGAATTTGCAATTACTTATGGGATATAAATGTGTGCCTGATGAAAATCTGAAACAATTGACTCATTTAGCGAGGTTTGTAAGTGAAATTGCAAATATCACTCACGATGAAAGAGCGCCTTATGTGGGGAAAAACGCATTTGCCCATAAAGCAGGGATGCATGCTGATGCTGTAAATAAAAATACTTACTCTTATGAACTGATTGATCCTTCTTTAGTGGGAAATAGCAGAACCTTTTTGATTTCTGAAGTTGCCGGAAGAGGGGCAGTTTTAAATGCTATAAACGAGATGGACCCGACAATCACAAAAGATTCACCTGAAACAAAATTAATTCTCGACAAATTAAAAGAAATGGAGTATTTGGGGTATCAATATGAAAATGCAGGAGGCTCTTTAGAACTTTTGATAAGAAAGGTTCTTGGAAAATATAAACCAGCATTTAATTTAAAAGAGTTCAAAGTTATTGTAAATGAACCCTCTGTTAATAGTGTTAATTCTTTTGCAATTATAAAGGTGGAAGTAGATGGAGTGGAAGAAATAGCTGCTGCAGATGGAGACGGTCCAGTGCATGCTCTTGATAATGCTGTAAGAAGAGTATTGGAGAGATTTTACCCACAGATAAAAGAGATGAGGTTGACAGATTATAAAGTGAGGGTTTTAGATTCTAATTCTGCAACTGCTGCTAAAGTTAGAGTTATAATAGAGTCGACAGACGGAAAAGATTCTTGGAGCACAATTGGGGTTTCTACAGATATTATTGAGGCCAGTTGGAGAGCCCTTGTTGATTCAATAGAGTACAAACTTAACAAAGAAAGTTAATTCAAAAACGGAGAAATTGACATGAATTGTCATTGATGTTAAAGTAAAAATGAACATGTCAATTTCTCTTTTTTTGAAAGGAGAATACATCTTGATAATAAGTGCAAGCAGGAGAACGGATATTCCGGCTTTTTATAGCGATTGGTTTTTTAAAAGAATTGAGGAAGGCTATGTTTTGGTGAGGAATCCTTTTAATTTTCATCAAGTCAGTAAAGTCTCTTTAAAGAAAGATGCAGTAGATGGCATTGTGTTTTGGACAAAAAATCCAGAAAAAATGATACCGAAATTGCATTTGATAGAGGACTATGCTTATTATTTTTTATTTACTTTAAATCCCTATGATAAAAGAATAGAGAGGAATGTGCCAGAAAAATCACATATAATTGAAGTTTTTAAAAAGCTGTCTAGCAAAATAGGGAAAGAGAGGGTAATTTGGCGTTATGACCCTATTATTTTAATTCCCGAATTTGATATAGAATACCATGTAAAAAGCTTTAAGGAAATAATGTCTGAACTTTACGGTTACACTTCAAAATGTATCATTAGTTTTGTGACCTTTTATCCTAAAATGCGTAAGAATTTAGAAAAGATAGGTGCTTATGAGATAAATAAAGAACAGAAGTTAGAAATTACATATAGATTTTATGAAATAGCGAAAGAGCACTCAATTAAACTTGAGACTTGTGCAGAAGAATTGGATTTATCTTCCTATGGTGTAGAGCATGCAAGATGTATAGATCCGGATTTAATAGCGGAACTTTCGGGGAAAAAGCTTAATGTAGGAAAAGATAAAAATCAGAGGAAGCTTTGTGGTTGCGCTGAAAGCGTCGATGTTGGTGCTTATGATACTTGTTTGCATGGTTGTATTTATTGCTATGCAAACAGCAATATAAGTTCTATAAAAGAAAATGTAAAGCAATATGATGTGAATTCTCCACTGTTGTGTAGCAAATTGGCTGAAAATGATGTAATAAAAGAAAGGGGAATTAAATCTTACGCTATTAGCCAAACTTCAATTTTTGATAAATGAAAATACTCGACCTTCAGGTTCCGGCAGGGTACCCCGTCAGGTGGCATCCATGCCTTAAGGTGACCGCCTCCGCCATCCATGGCTTCGGCCCTGCCTCCACCTTTGGTCTTGCTAAGTTTTGTTGCCGCTTTGTCACAAGTCACTCCTTATACAAAATATCTCCTTTACGAAAGTTTGTCTACAGTCTGAAGAGATAGTTTTTGACCATCCTTTATTTTTGTGCATAAAGCTCAATTATTTTTATTATAACTTCGACTGCTTTTTCCATTGCATATGTCGGTATAAATTCATATTTACCGTGAAAATTATGCCCTCCTGTGAATAAATTAGGTGTTGGAAGCCCCATATAGCTTAATCTTGCTCCATCAGTGCCTCCTCTTATAGGCACTATTTTAGGTTCCACTCCTACTAATTTCATTGCTTCTAATGCTGTATCGACTATGTGCATATGCTTTTCAATTATTTCTCTCATATTGTAATACTGGTCTTTAAGTTCAAGCTCTAGTGTGCCTTCACCGTATTTTTTATTTAATGTTTCTACAATGCTTTTTAGGTATTCTTTTTTATCTAAAAAAGTTTGCTTATTAAAATCTCTGATAATATAATACATTTTAGTTTGTTCTACATTGCCTTCAAAATTGTTCAAATGATAAAAACCTTCATATCCTTCAGTATGGGCAGGAGTTTCATGTTCAGGTAACATATTTTGGAGTTCTATTCCAATCAAAATGGAGTTTTTCATTTTTCCTTTTGCGGTTCCTGGATGCACATTTCTGCCATTAATTTTGATTTTAGCACTGGCAGCATTGAAATTTTCGTATTCTATTTCTCCAATTCCACCACCATCTACAGTATAAGCAAAATCACAATTAAATTTTTTTACATCAAATTTGTCTACACCCCTACCAATTTCTTCATCAGGTGTGAAGGTTACTTTTATATTGCCATGCTTTATTTCAGGATGATTTATTAAATATTCCATAGCTGTTATTATTTCTGCAATTCCTGCTTTATCATCAGCCCCTAAAAGAGTTGTTCCGTCTGTGGTGATTAAAGTTTTTCCTATGTAATTTTTGAGCTCTGGAAATTCAGTAGGAGATAATACTATGTTTTTTTCTTTGTTTAAGATTATATCTTTGCCATCATAATTTTCTATTATCTGAGGCTTTACATCTTTGCCGCACATGTCAGGACTTGTGTCCATATGAGCTATAAATCCTACTGTAGGGAGTTTTTTGTCAGTATTTGAAGGAAGTAAAGCCGTAACATAACCGTTTTCATCTACATTTACCTCTTTAAGGCCTATTTCTTCAAGCTCATTTGCTAATTCTTTTGAAAATATTAATTGACCTTCAGTGCTAGGATAACTTGAGGAACTTTCATTCGATGTTGTATGATATTTTATATATTTTAAAAATCTCTCCACTACTTTTGACATATAGAAAACCTCCATCATTTAAAATTTTTCCCAATGTAAAACTTCAGATAAAGATTTTTTATATTTTGGTTGAGGCTCTTCTGCGGGATATCCTAATGATATAATAGAAATCATTCTTAAGCTGTCAGGAATTTTGAGGTATTCGTTTATTTCTTTTTCGTAGGTTCTGTTATACCCCGCTACCCAACAGGAACCTATGCCGTAGGCAGTAGCTGCGAGTAATATATTTTCTGTTGCTGCTGAACCATCTTCTAAGTGATGTCTGTTATTTCTATCGCAATAGACGATGACACAAGCTCCTGCATCTTTAATAAATTTTCCATATGTAGCTTTTTCTGCTATGAATTTAAGTCTTTCTTTGTCTGTTATAACGACGAAATGCCAGGGCTGTGC encodes the following:
- a CDS encoding IS200/IS605 family accessory protein TnpB-related protein; amino-acid sequence: YKKNKKREELLQEIAQSSIPYSVELKLKNGNIYAYFAIEEEYPEIKITKEKGAIGIDINAYPDNISWAETDEKGNLISYNKIPMTEVASGNKDKREYFRWHYAHEIVKIAKEKRKAIVIEELEIKEKGKRGDFSGRKSRRIRHNFSYKSLLSKIKTLAKREGIEVIEVNPYYTSIIGMLKYAPQYMITKDIAAAYVIARRGLGLQEKIPDNYIKFLNTLTVKELEELKEHVKKTVKNKKLKKKHLKEINKAIEFLQSLESKPERVLKPLKGTSFSAYNFWRVLKVAVVTPLSPEKVKRDFSALRELLIQGKWGGP
- a CDS encoding AEC family transporter, whose protein sequence is MEHFIIVEKILLNIGIILLGYLFKRLKIIPDNAGDVLSKIVLYITLPATILIVFSEHTINLHLLILPIISILLGLLTFLLGYFIVKKVKLDDKDKWTLLVSICGYNIGLFALPFIQQVYGSKGVMTISMFDIGNSFIVFGLAYAVAFLGSDKENFNLKEVIRKIIFFFPLDIYLLSLLMNFLNIKLGEIVKDFIYQLSISNSFLALFTIGYFLDFNLNKDELKALGIGMFVKFLPGIILFLLLAFLFDTSQLIVKIIAIGSILPTPMVAVLYSNERGLNPKLASVFITMSIVIGVILMSIVMLKW
- a CDS encoding nitroreductase family protein; the encoded protein is MDALDKLKNRKSCRSFLEKPIPDEDLDEILDIGLAAASGGNTQPITIIKVRNNETKKTLRQILGQNFIEAADTILFFILDFYKQRKWCQLSKSPYGRHRSFLEFIISLEDVMCTAQSIESACTLKDIGCVYLGTPNLRYEELKEILSLPELTIPVLAMCLGYPKNSGKPNKKLNKNAVIFEEKYKILSDEEIIKYYDNEKYNNIKININDKNFNLAEKLFEISKQVESDSFANEVKNYIKEKGYINAAQKLFGLHYNPIEMIGMNEWIWNFFKSQGFDFLDNSFHINRLDVK
- the cimA gene encoding citramalate synthase, coding for MKSIRIYDTTLRDGVQGQGISFTVEDKLKIVKVLDEFGVTYIEAGNPGSNPKDIEFFERVKNIKLKNAKLIAFGSTRRANTTTEEDANVISLLNADTEVVTIFGKSWDFQVTEILKTALEENLKMIYDTVKFFKDKGKSVIFDAEHFFDGYKQNPEYALKTLEVALEAGADSVCLCDTKGGTFPMEVYEITKTVVDKFNTEVGIHCHNDNGMAVADSIMAVQAGAIQVQGTINGYGERCGNANLCTLIPNLQLLMGYKCVPDENLKQLTHLARFVSEIANITHDERAPYVGKNAFAHKAGMHADAVNKNTYSYELIDPSLVGNSRTFLISEVAGRGAVLNAINEMDPTITKDSPETKLILDKLKEMEYLGYQYENAGGSLELLIRKVLGKYKPAFNLKEFKVIVNEPSVNSVNSFAIIKVEVDGVEEIAAADGDGPVHALDNAVRRVLERFYPQIKEMRLTDYKVRVLDSNSATAAKVRVIIESTDGKDSWSTIGVSTDIIEASWRALVDSIEYKLNKES
- a CDS encoding DUF1848 domain-containing protein gives rise to the protein MIISASRRTDIPAFYSDWFFKRIEEGYVLVRNPFNFHQVSKVSLKKDAVDGIVFWTKNPEKMIPKLHLIEDYAYYFLFTLNPYDKRIERNVPEKSHIIEVFKKLSSKIGKERVIWRYDPIILIPEFDIEYHVKSFKEIMSELYGYTSKCIISFVTFYPKMRKNLEKIGAYEINKEQKLEITYRFYEIAKEHSIKLETCAEELDLSSYGVEHARCIDPDLIAELSGKKLNVGKDKNQRKLCGCAESVDVGAYDTCLHGCIYCYANSNISSIKENVKQYDVNSPLLCSKLAENDVIKERGIKSYAISQTSIFDK
- the pepT gene encoding peptidase T produces the protein MSKVVERFLKYIKYHTTSNESSSSYPSTEGQLIFSKELANELEEIGLKEVNVDENGYVTALLPSNTDKKLPTVGFIAHMDTSPDMCGKDVKPQIIENYDGKDIILNKEKNIVLSPTEFPELKNYIGKTLITTDGTTLLGADDKAGIAEIITAMEYLINHPEIKHGNIKVTFTPDEEIGRGVDKFDVKKFNCDFAYTVDGGGIGEIEYENFNAASAKIKINGRNVHPGTAKGKMKNSILIGIELQNMLPEHETPAHTEGYEGFYHLNNFEGNVEQTKMYYIIRDFNKQTFLDKKEYLKSIVETLNKKYGEGTLELELKDQYYNMREIIEKHMHIVDTALEAMKLVGVEPKIVPIRGGTDGARLSYMGLPTPNLFTGGHNFHGKYEFIPTYAMEKAVEVIIKIIELYAQK
- a CDS encoding nitroreductase family protein, with product MEALEALKKRRSIRKYIDKPIPKEILEDIIDCARLAPSGNNAQPWHFVVITDKERLKFIAEKATYGKFIKDAGACVIVYCDRNNRHHLEDGSAATENILLAATAYGIGSCWVAGYNRTYEKEINEYLKIPDSLRMISIISLGYPAEEPQPKYKKSLSEVLHWEKF